Proteins found in one Paenibacillus sp. FSL R10-2782 genomic segment:
- a CDS encoding phage tail sheath family protein, with the protein MAGGTWENTNKPVLPGLYMNFQAAAASAIQGGSRGTVVVPVKANWGPVREFVEIGSETAISQIFSNDGLDGATAYSTLYLALLGGPKKLLAYRLADDTAAQATVTLKSGGEAPTDVLRLQALYTGSRGNGFAVTVQPSLGDEQAREVRLYEGTKLLGTYKGSDGTAASIAEALNKNSENVWVKAEVVGNGGIPADVSGVHLTGGNSGNSKLVNADYIAMQEALEGQEFNVLALDYAADLALLQSFAAWIKRVRGEGKGVIAVFGGSAADDVSKTAVSLASARSLALNHEGIVNVGTGVRLAGTDYSSAQTAAYVAGLIAGQRLNQSATYAVTPFEDVTRRWTRSEQEQAVRNGVFLLFFDGRQVKALRGINSLVNPAAGQNNAWKKIRSIRVMDAINADLQRAAEETYIGKINNTVEGRLALIGAIKEYLAQLSLSNVIEADGYDVILDPAYYGDAPVIKPEPDQVFLQWNVKLTDVMEQLFGTFYVQ; encoded by the coding sequence ATGGCAGGCGGAACATGGGAAAACACGAATAAACCGGTATTGCCGGGTTTGTATATGAATTTTCAGGCAGCAGCAGCTTCAGCGATTCAAGGTGGTTCACGCGGTACGGTCGTTGTGCCGGTTAAAGCCAACTGGGGACCTGTACGTGAGTTTGTAGAGATTGGCAGCGAAACGGCGATCAGCCAAATCTTTTCCAATGACGGCCTGGATGGTGCGACAGCGTACTCTACACTGTATCTGGCTCTGCTGGGTGGACCGAAAAAGCTGTTGGCCTACCGTTTGGCAGATGACACGGCTGCTCAAGCAACTGTGACGCTGAAAAGCGGCGGTGAGGCACCAACCGATGTGCTGCGCTTGCAGGCTTTGTACACAGGTAGCCGCGGTAATGGCTTTGCCGTAACGGTACAGCCATCCTTGGGTGACGAGCAAGCCCGTGAGGTGCGTCTCTATGAGGGCACCAAACTGCTGGGTACGTATAAAGGCAGCGACGGTACGGCTGCTTCGATTGCCGAAGCATTGAACAAGAACAGCGAAAATGTATGGGTGAAAGCCGAGGTTGTCGGCAATGGCGGCATTCCGGCGGATGTCAGCGGCGTACATCTCACGGGCGGCAACAGCGGTAATAGCAAGCTGGTTAATGCCGATTATATCGCCATGCAGGAAGCGCTTGAAGGACAGGAATTTAACGTGCTGGCGCTGGATTATGCAGCCGATCTGGCCTTGCTGCAAAGCTTTGCAGCGTGGATCAAGCGTGTCCGGGGCGAAGGCAAGGGCGTTATCGCCGTGTTCGGTGGTTCTGCGGCAGATGATGTATCCAAAACCGCTGTCAGCCTGGCCTCTGCCCGTTCCCTGGCACTCAACCATGAAGGTATCGTGAACGTCGGTACTGGCGTACGTCTGGCAGGTACGGACTACAGCTCCGCTCAAACGGCTGCTTATGTAGCCGGACTGATCGCAGGCCAACGTCTGAATCAATCCGCGACATATGCGGTGACGCCTTTTGAGGATGTAACCCGCCGCTGGACACGCTCCGAGCAGGAGCAGGCAGTCCGCAATGGTGTTTTCCTGCTGTTCTTCGACGGTCGTCAGGTTAAAGCGCTGCGCGGTATCAACAGCTTGGTGAACCCGGCTGCCGGGCAAAATAATGCATGGAAGAAAATCCGCTCTATTCGCGTTATGGATGCGATTAACGCTGACTTGCAGCGTGCAGCCGAAGAGACTTACATTGGCAAAATCAACAACACGGTGGAAGGCCGTCTGGCACTCATCGGTGCGATCAAAGAATATTTGGCACAGCTGTCGCTGAGTAACGTGATCGAAGCCGATGGCTACGATGTCATTCTCGATCCGGCTTACTATGGTGACGCGCCAGTCATCAAACCGGAGCCGGACCAAGTGTTCCTGCAATGGAACGTGAAGCTGACCGACGTGATGGAGCAACTGTTCGGTACATTTTACGTGCAATAA
- a CDS encoding phage tail tube protein: protein MLDASRVILGTYGQAHVDGVWQTNINKLEASVEMEKRELNLVGNDWKVHKRGIKKGTGTMSGYKVTSDMIRRGFTRFEIITKLDDPEAFGHESIRLIRCTPDKIQLANWTAGEEVQEETTFTFEGYELLDPIVAN from the coding sequence ATGTTGGATGCTTCAAGAGTCATTTTAGGTACGTATGGTCAGGCGCATGTGGACGGGGTATGGCAGACGAATATCAATAAGCTGGAAGCCAGTGTGGAAATGGAAAAACGCGAGCTGAATCTCGTGGGCAATGACTGGAAGGTACACAAACGCGGTATTAAAAAAGGAACGGGCACGATGAGTGGCTACAAGGTAACGTCCGATATGATTCGTCGTGGTTTCACTCGTTTTGAGATTATTACCAAACTGGATGATCCAGAAGCCTTTGGTCATGAGAGCATTCGTCTTATCCGTTGCACTCCTGACAAAATCCAGCTTGCCAACTGGACAGCAGGTGAGGAAGTACAGGAAGAAACGACCTTCACCTTCGAAGGTTATGAGCTGCTTGATCCGATTGTAGCGAACTAA
- a CDS encoding LysM peptidoglycan-binding domain-containing protein, which translates to MEFSLTDGKGFKFIFPVNPEEVTISRQKGFETTTILSYGEFDFPQGEKVKEISFSSFFPKEYDESYCKYQDIPDPQEAMNTLNGFLLSQKPLRFIISETAVNVPVIVASHNSTFRGGEYGDVNFDLSLRTWSEMKVSKKAGSGTKSATVNKKPRTDMKEKKKTYTVKSGDSLSKIAKLELGDSSQWSRIYQLNKKVIGQNPNAIKPGQKLVLS; encoded by the coding sequence ATGGAATTTAGTTTAACGGATGGCAAGGGATTTAAGTTTATATTTCCGGTGAATCCCGAGGAAGTGACGATCTCTCGGCAAAAAGGGTTTGAAACGACAACGATTTTATCCTATGGGGAGTTTGATTTTCCACAAGGGGAGAAGGTGAAGGAAATCTCCTTCTCTTCTTTTTTTCCCAAGGAATACGACGAATCGTATTGTAAATATCAGGACATTCCCGATCCACAGGAGGCCATGAACACGTTGAATGGTTTTTTGCTGTCCCAAAAGCCATTACGCTTCATTATTTCAGAGACGGCTGTAAATGTACCCGTAATTGTAGCTTCTCATAACTCGACCTTTCGGGGCGGGGAATATGGGGACGTGAATTTTGATCTTTCGCTGCGGACCTGGAGTGAAATGAAGGTATCCAAAAAAGCCGGCAGTGGGACGAAGTCTGCTACGGTCAACAAAAAGCCCCGCACGGATATGAAAGAAAAGAAGAAAACCTACACGGTTAAATCGGGAGATTCCTTGTCCAAAATTGCCAAGCTGGAGCTGGGGGATAGCTCACAATGGAGCCGTATTTATCAGCTTAACAAAAAGGTCATTGGTCAAAATCCGAATGCGATTAAACCAGGGCAAAAGCTGGTGCTGTCATGA
- a CDS encoding phage portal protein has product MSYKVILQDKYDLSPLVENINLRDSLEQIAYQGTVNLVVTPDLPPISPGMSIRVSGIPYGKKDYVPLLSPAVIWEVETSNNGLKRMTLTLYDRTVYLDKSEDEYLLPAKQTATQRFQKYARDWKLKIASLPDTKKTLGRAVYRTQSIYSMMLGDLRETAKAGGKLYHPRMITSGLELYELGTNKDVYVLERVTDTTQSRTLEGAATRVKVLATAASETGNEVPSKVMALEEKDIAKYGTLQVIVQDDEVKSGAAARELAKSKLRGIQQTISVNAPDMNTIRAGDAVMLGSMKLLVISVSRELGNPGSMSLELGTYDDVKRRFYLE; this is encoded by the coding sequence ATGAGCTATAAAGTTATTTTACAGGATAAATATGATTTGTCGCCGCTGGTGGAGAACATTAATTTGAGGGATTCGCTGGAGCAAATCGCTTATCAGGGCACAGTAAATCTGGTCGTGACGCCGGATTTGCCGCCCATCTCTCCAGGGATGTCGATTCGGGTTAGTGGCATTCCGTATGGCAAAAAAGACTATGTCCCCTTGCTGTCTCCAGCGGTTATTTGGGAAGTGGAAACATCTAACAATGGACTCAAGCGTATGACGCTGACATTGTATGATCGCACGGTGTATTTGGACAAGTCGGAGGATGAATATTTGCTCCCTGCCAAGCAGACGGCTACTCAGCGTTTTCAGAAATATGCCAGGGACTGGAAGCTGAAAATCGCTTCATTACCAGATACGAAAAAGACGCTGGGACGCGCTGTATACCGGACACAGTCCATTTATTCCATGATGCTGGGCGATTTGCGTGAAACGGCAAAGGCGGGTGGCAAGCTGTATCATCCACGGATGATTACCTCCGGTTTGGAGCTATACGAGCTGGGAACGAACAAGGATGTGTATGTTTTGGAGAGAGTGACCGATACGACACAATCCCGTACGCTCGAAGGCGCGGCCACAAGAGTCAAGGTGCTGGCTACGGCGGCCAGTGAAACGGGCAATGAGGTTCCCTCCAAGGTGATGGCGCTGGAGGAAAAGGATATTGCCAAGTACGGCACACTTCAGGTGATCGTGCAGGATGACGAGGTGAAATCGGGTGCGGCGGCACGTGAGTTGGCCAAAAGTAAGCTGAGAGGCATACAACAAACGATATCGGTCAATGCGCCAGATATGAACACGATTCGTGCAGGAGACGCGGTGATGCTGGGTTCCATGAAGCTGCTGGTAATTTCAGTGAGCAGGGAATTGGGGAATCCCGGCAGTATGTCGCTGGAACTGGGTACGTATGACGATGTGAAAAGGAGGTTTTACCTTGAATAA
- a CDS encoding DUF2634 domain-containing protein — protein sequence MANLFPETDDMLWTDITDPDVLEDNRAVFGRSWRFDFEAGEFVMSPSRKIVTTGEKEAWVQWCEKAIRTPRYRHVIYSPDYGSELEELIGSSYGHGVQESEIKRMVTEALLADARTASVDQFTFSWEGEACHFSCQITNVRDETEIVESVVI from the coding sequence GTGGCTAATTTATTTCCCGAAACGGATGATATGCTCTGGACGGATATTACGGATCCGGATGTGCTGGAGGATAACCGGGCGGTATTTGGACGAAGCTGGCGGTTTGATTTTGAAGCCGGAGAATTTGTTATGAGCCCCAGTCGTAAAATCGTGACTACAGGTGAAAAAGAAGCCTGGGTGCAGTGGTGTGAAAAAGCAATTCGTACCCCCCGCTACCGTCACGTCATCTATTCTCCCGACTATGGTAGCGAGCTGGAGGAGCTGATCGGCAGCAGCTATGGGCATGGTGTGCAGGAAAGTGAAATCAAGCGCATGGTCACGGAAGCGTTGCTGGCAGATGCTCGCACGGCTAGTGTGGATCAGTTCACGTTTAGCTGGGAAGGCGAGGCGTGCCATTTTAGCTGCCAGATTACGAATGTGCGGGATGAAACGGAAATTGTGGAAAGTGTGGTGATCTAA
- a CDS encoding baseplate J/gp47 family protein has product MADLPEYLVNQTEEEILNRMLEKVPSDIDKSEGSFIWDAQAPVAFMLSEAAIWAQELLRRGFASTAASDNLDFRSPELDLRTAEHGVTRREAVAASGMVTFTGTAGTTVPAGTLVATPADDVSGEASIEYATTAAATLDEQGKGEAAIRAVNPGRSGNVPAGVIQVMASPVNGVSSVINTEETKSGTDIESDQLLLERFYAKVRNQGTSGNKAQYMQWANEIAGVGGVEVVPLWKGPGTVALYVLDTDKRAASPDIVAAVQKYIDPTQDGQGEGLAPAGPVVTIMPAAEVEINISVKVQRTKEKPSTLEEIKKLIESGVRTYLKQLAFYKEDPLVRYTRISAVLLDIPIIIDFSELKINGQSNQNIEIGSGQVAVLGTVSVSE; this is encoded by the coding sequence ATGGCAGACTTGCCGGAATATTTGGTAAACCAGACGGAAGAGGAAATTTTAAATCGAATGCTGGAAAAAGTGCCTTCGGACATCGATAAGTCCGAGGGCTCTTTTATTTGGGATGCGCAGGCGCCAGTGGCGTTTATGCTTTCCGAAGCGGCGATCTGGGCGCAGGAGCTGCTGCGCCGGGGCTTTGCCAGCACGGCAGCCAGCGACAACCTGGATTTTCGCTCGCCGGAGCTGGATCTGCGAACAGCAGAGCATGGAGTGACACGGAGGGAAGCGGTTGCTGCCTCAGGTATGGTCACATTCACGGGTACAGCGGGAACGACCGTTCCGGCGGGAACGTTGGTGGCGACCCCGGCAGATGATGTATCCGGGGAAGCTTCCATTGAGTATGCGACCACGGCAGCGGCCACGCTGGATGAGCAGGGTAAAGGAGAAGCGGCGATTCGGGCAGTCAATCCCGGTCGCAGCGGTAACGTACCCGCGGGCGTCATTCAGGTGATGGCTAGCCCGGTCAATGGTGTTTCCTCCGTTATCAATACAGAGGAAACGAAAAGTGGCACGGACATTGAGAGCGACCAGCTGTTGCTGGAGCGTTTTTATGCCAAGGTGCGGAACCAGGGGACAAGCGGCAACAAGGCGCAGTATATGCAGTGGGCGAATGAAATCGCTGGAGTAGGCGGCGTGGAGGTTGTTCCGCTGTGGAAAGGGCCGGGTACGGTGGCTTTATATGTGCTGGACACAGATAAACGCGCTGCCAGTCCGGATATCGTCGCTGCGGTGCAGAAGTACATTGATCCGACTCAGGATGGACAAGGCGAAGGATTGGCACCCGCGGGTCCCGTGGTGACGATCATGCCTGCGGCAGAGGTGGAAATTAACATCTCGGTCAAGGTACAGCGTACCAAGGAGAAGCCATCCACCCTGGAAGAGATCAAAAAGCTAATCGAAAGCGGAGTGCGGACGTATTTGAAGCAGCTTGCTTTTTACAAGGAAGACCCATTGGTTCGGTATACCCGGATTTCTGCTGTTTTGCTGGACATTCCGATCATTATTGATTTCTCTGAGCTAAAAATCAACGGACAGAGCAATCAAAATATTGAGATCGGATCAGGTCAGGTGGCGGTGCTGGGGACGGTGAGCGTCAGTGAGTAA
- a CDS encoding YmfQ family protein, with protein sequence MNMNNPTNRLAMGEEGQMSSLRGRELFSYLPAYYEISRVMRSDMDAKGSELDSLYLAMDATVAQFFVRTATWGLERWEMELGIETDLGKPLDQRRAVVESKLRGAGTFSGRLVKNVAEAYDGGTVDVTFHPAEWGFTVKFIDTIGIPPNVEDLKAAIEEIKPAHLAVEYKLRYLTIAEVESMTIYENEHTTQDRYLGGGA encoded by the coding sequence ATGAACATGAACAATCCAACGAATCGTCTAGCTATGGGTGAAGAGGGGCAAATGAGCAGCTTGCGGGGACGCGAGCTGTTTTCCTATTTACCCGCCTACTATGAAATTTCCCGTGTGATGCGCTCCGATATGGATGCGAAGGGCAGTGAACTGGATTCCTTGTATCTGGCGATGGATGCGACGGTAGCTCAGTTTTTTGTCCGTACCGCTACCTGGGGATTGGAACGCTGGGAAATGGAGCTGGGTATCGAAACCGACCTTGGCAAGCCGCTGGATCAGCGTCGTGCAGTAGTGGAGTCGAAGCTACGGGGAGCAGGGACTTTTTCAGGCCGACTTGTCAAAAATGTAGCTGAAGCATATGACGGCGGTACAGTAGATGTTACCTTTCATCCCGCCGAATGGGGATTCACGGTCAAATTTATAGATACCATCGGGATTCCCCCCAATGTGGAGGATCTTAAAGCAGCCATCGAGGAGATCAAGCCGGCTCATTTGGCGGTTGAATATAAACTACGCTACCTGACCATTGCCGAAGTCGAGTCTATGACCATCTATGAAAATGAACATACAACACAGGATAGATATTTAGGAGGTGGCGCATAA